GGATACTTGCCGGAAGGAGAGGGTAAGGGCTGAAATTTATAGGTATCGTCAGGTTGATCTTTCTTTAAAACCGGCGTTGAATATCGGGGAGAGGTATTGGAAATCATGATCACAAATTAAAACCAAAAATACAATTGGGTATTAAGGTACAGTTAAATTTAAAATTGAGGGGCATTGATATCCTTTTACCCGTTACTTTTTGCCTGCGTCTTATTCCAATATAATGAAAATGAAATTTAAACCAATTTACGTCCAGTTTGTTGTTTTTCATTTTATCAGTGCTCAGCCTTATACACACTATCATGAAACAAATGCGCCAAAGTCTGAAAATTGCCTTTTCCGCAGTGTCAGATGTTTTCCAATTTGTTCAGCATATGGGTTGGCGTTATACTGGCTTTCGGATTTGGTATGAACTTCAACGAAGAACAGGAATACTAAAAATTCGATTTCCTACAAATCCTCGGCAGAAAACAATCACACCTGAAGGATGGCGGAATTATCCGGTTGCGTTTTTCTTCCCGGGTACATTTCAGGAGCTAAAACATCAGGATTATCGTGCACTTTCGAAACGCGTTGAAAAGATTCATCAAAACCAATTTTTATATTTTAATTCGAAATTTTATACCGTTCCGGATTGGCTCACAAATCCTGAAAATGGATTTCAATATGACATTTCAAAACACTGGACAGAAATTCCTGATTTCTCGGAGAAAACCGGAGACATCAAGTACGTCTGGGAAAAATCCCGTTTCACTTTTCTGTATGATCTGATCCGTTACGATCATCATTTTGAAAGAGATCAATCTAAAACTGTTTTTACACAAATGGAAAGTTGGATTGACAATAATCCTGTAAATCAAGGTCCCAACTGGCGATGCAGCCAGGAAATTACACTTCGCGTTTTAAACTGGACTTTTGCTTTGCAGTATTATAAAAAGTCGCCAATTCTGATCGATTCGCTTCTCTCAAAAATTCTTAACAGTATTCATCAACAGATGCGCCATGTTGCGGAAAATATTCATTTTTCACGTATTGCGGTAAGAAATAATCATGCGCTTACTGAAACGTTGGGTTTATATCTGATCGGGCTATTATACCCATTTTTTGATGAAAGCCGCGAATGGAAGAGAAATGGGAAGAAATGGTTTGAAGAGGAAATAGCTTATCAGATTTATGATGACGGCACCTTTCTTCAATTTTCCATGAACTATCACCGCGTCGTCGTTCAATTATTAACATGGGCAATTCAGCTGGCGCATTTTAATTATGAATCCTGGGATGAAGTTGTATATGACCGTGCAAGAAAATCTTTGAAATTTCTTCAAACTTGTCAGGATACTAAAACTGGCTGGTTGCCAAATTATGGCAATAATGATGGCGCTTTATTTTTCCCTTTAACGGATTGTCATTTCCGGGATTACCGGCCGCAATTAATGGCTTTGGCGACAGTTCTTGGAGAAAAACACAATTACAACAATGGCCAATGGAAAGAGGAAAGTATATGGCTTGGTTTAAATCCCAACATCACAGAAGAAAAAACTTCACCAGAAGATTTTAAAATTTTTGCCTTTCCTAATAGCGGTTATTATGTTTTAAGAGATCAAAATATAATCACATTTCTTCGTTGCGGAAGTTACCAAAACAGGCCTTTTCAGTCGGATAACTTACATCTTGATGTCTGGGTCGACGGCGAAAATATTTTGCGTGATGCCGGATCTTATCAATATAACACAGATCAAAAATGGACGAATTACTTTTCAAGAACGGCATCGCATAACACTGTGATGCTGGGAAATAATGACCAGATGCGAAGAGGCAAAAGATTTATCTGGTATGACTGGATTAAAAAAAGCGAAGGAAACTGGAAGGAAGAAAACGGTGCAGTAGTTTTTGAAGGTTGGTTTGAGGGATTTAAAAAGTTAGGGAAAGGGATAATTCACAGGCGAAAAGTCACGAAACAAAAAGGCGAGCAGCACTGGATTATTGAAGACTGGATTGAAAATGCACCAAAAGGAATTTT
The sequence above is drawn from the Dyadobacter subterraneus genome and encodes:
- a CDS encoding heparinase II/III family protein, with the protein product MKQMRQSLKIAFSAVSDVFQFVQHMGWRYTGFRIWYELQRRTGILKIRFPTNPRQKTITPEGWRNYPVAFFFPGTFQELKHQDYRALSKRVEKIHQNQFLYFNSKFYTVPDWLTNPENGFQYDISKHWTEIPDFSEKTGDIKYVWEKSRFTFLYDLIRYDHHFERDQSKTVFTQMESWIDNNPVNQGPNWRCSQEITLRVLNWTFALQYYKKSPILIDSLLSKILNSIHQQMRHVAENIHFSRIAVRNNHALTETLGLYLIGLLYPFFDESREWKRNGKKWFEEEIAYQIYDDGTFLQFSMNYHRVVVQLLTWAIQLAHFNYESWDEVVYDRARKSLKFLQTCQDTKTGWLPNYGNNDGALFFPLTDCHFRDYRPQLMALATVLGEKHNYNNGQWKEESIWLGLNPNITEEKTSPEDFKIFAFPNSGYYVLRDQNIITFLRCGSYQNRPFQSDNLHLDVWVDGENILRDAGSYQYNTDQKWTNYFSRTASHNTVMLGNNDQMRRGKRFIWYDWIKKSEGNWKEENGAVVFEGWFEGFKKLGKGIIHRRKVTKQKGEQHWIIEDWIENAPKGILMHQIWHPYPTFFEIFRISAFSKNGKKIKLSKPEGWYSDTYGEKERAYRIDFCTTERYIKTEISLKISKEIGDAHFVNTSVFP